The following nucleotide sequence is from Solidesulfovibrio carbinolicus.
CCGAACCGGCCGGCCGGCTCCTGGCGGCCCTGCGGGCCGAGCTGGAGCTCGACGCCGCCGTGGGCGTGGCCGGCCATCCCTGCCTGGACCATGCCCGAAGCGATGTGGCCGAGAACTGCCGCAAGGCCCTGGACCATGCCCTGTTGTTGCCGACCGGCCCGCGTCTGGCCGTGTTCGACTCCCTGTCGCTCACCGTCAGCGGCGACCGCCATTTCGCCATCGGCGACGTCTACGCCGCCATGGAAGAATACAAGCAGGCCTTACTCGCTGACGAAAAAAACGCCCTGGCCCGCAATTCGCTGGGCATCTGCCTGGCCCGGCTGGGCCGGCTGCCCCAGGCCCGGGCCGAATTCGAGGGGGTCATCCGGGGCGAACCCAAAAACGCCATGGCCCTGTATAACCTTGGCTGCGTGCTGATGCGCCAGGGCGAGGCCGCCGCCGCCCGGGCCGCGTTTCAGAAGTGCCTGCGGGCTGACCCGGCCCATGTGTCGAGTCTGCTGCGCCTGGGCCGCATGGCCGAGGAGAACCGACGTTTTGCCGAGGCCCTCAAATATTACCGCCGGGCCTTGGCCGCTGGCGGCCCGGCCGCCCCGACCCTGCGCCATCTGGCCCGGCTGGCATTTGCTCGCGGCCAGCTCGACGAGGCCCGGGAACACCTGCATCAGGCCCTTTTGCGCGATCCCAAGGACGCCTTTGCCTTGCAGCTCATGGCCCGGGTCTACCTGACCGAGGGCGAGGACCCGGCCATTGCCGAGGCCATGGCCCGGCAGGCCGTGGCCCTGCGGCCCGAACGCCGGGAATTCTGGGTGGAGCTGTCCCGGGCCCTGGCCGCCCAGGGCCGCCACGAGGAAGCCCGCGACGCCGCCGCCCGGGCCGAAGGCGTCTAGTGTCGCGTCCGCAATACGGTCGTATTTTTTAAAGGGACGCGACACGAGATTCGCCGAGCTTGCGCTTGCGGCGAATGCGCGCACGACGTTGCGAGGTTGAGGGGCATGACGTCGCTGGCCGTAACGCCGCGCGGCCCACGCAGGGCGTTGCGTCCTGACCCTGCCCGCCCATTTTCGCCTGGCCGGCGTATCCTTCCCGCGCCAACGCGCGACGTCTCCCTGTGCGCCGCATCCTTGGGTCGGCCCTGGCCGGCTCTCCGGCGCGCCACGGCCCCGACCGCCAAGCGGCTTGCCAGAGTTGATTTTAGTGGCCTTCTCGCAAAAAAGCCCTTACGGATAGCATCGTGCCGGGACGCCTCCACGTCGTGCCCTGGCTCGCCCCTTTACCTCGCACTGGGAGATAACAGAACCGGCATGCGCTACTATTCCATTCAGATTCTCCGCATTGTTTTCATGTCCATGGTCCTCTATCTGCATGTGAGGGCGTATCTCTTCATTTATGGCGGGCAGACGGACACCTTTTTCAACCTGGTCCCAGACGCGTTTATGGCTGTTGCCTTGCCGTTTTTCAGCATCTCCGGCTTCATCATGGCCTTCCTCATCGACATCGGCTACCGCAACTTTCTGCCTCGGCGGTTGTTGCGCGTCTATCCGACTTACTGGTGCGGCGTGGCCATATCGGTCATTGTCGGCTATCTCCTGTGGGGCAAGCTGCCCGGCAAGGAGCTTTTCGCCGCCGCCTCCCTGCTGCCGGTGGGGCCGGCCGATCTGCCGCTTCGGGTGGAGTGGACCCTCATTTATGAGATCGTCTATTATATCGTCATCGCGCCCTTTGCCACGCCCCGGCTGCGACGCTATTTCCCGGCTTTCCTCGTTATATGGGGCTTGGCCGTGATCGTCGCCTATCTGGCTTTCGGCCTGCGCGAGGGCTATGTCTTCAACACCTGGCGCACGGTGCTTTTCGCCGGCTACAACCTCTATTTCATCACCGGCGCCCTGGTCTATTATCTGCAAAAGCGTACCGGCCCGATGCATCCGGCCCTGGCCGTGGGCATTCTCGTGGCCTGCTCCGTCTTTACCGTGGCCTGGGGCTGGAACCGGCCCCTGGGCGTCATCAAGTCCCTAAGCGAAATCGGCCCCTGGAGCCTGTGCACGGCGGCGACCCTGTTCGCCGTGGTCAAGCTTGAAGACTATGTGCGCCATCCCTTCTTCATCGCCGTGTCCAATTTCGGCGACTATGCCTATGCCTATTATTTGATCCACGCCGTCATCCTTTCGGCGGTCTTTTCCATCATGGTCTACACCCTGGGCTGGCCCCTGGATAATGCCCGGGCGTTTTTGGGTTTGGGCGCGGTGGCGGTCGGCGGGTGGTTTTTTGCCCGGTTGGATCTGGCGTTGCACAACTTTTTCAAAAGCCGTCTGCGCTAGGGGGGGTGCCCCATGCTCCAGTCCATCCGATCTTTGCCGCGCCTTCTCCTGCTGGGGCTGGCCGCCCTGTTGTTGGGGACGGCCAGCGGCCGGGCCGAGGAATTTCCACCCGATCCGGTGTTTCAGCAAATCGCCGCCAACCGCGACGCCTATGGCCAAGTGGTTTTTATCTTCGGCGACTCGGTGGTCATGCTGTGCAACCTCACCGAGGTCGATTTCTCAGCCATCAAGGAAAACGCCAACGATCAGGCCTACATGGTCTCGGCCATGGCCGACCTCATGCGCGACCAGGAAAAAATCAAGGGCAAGGGGAGCGATCCGCTGTGGCCCATGCATTCCCTGGCCTCGTCCATGAATTTCCAGTTCGCGGCCGCCGGCCTGCTCGACACGCCCGACGGCGGCGACACCGTGCCCGCCGCCCGGCTGGTCGCCGCCTACGGCGGGGCGCTGGGGCAGCCTTTTCCCAAGGAAGTGGAAGCCCGGGCCGCCAAACTGGCCGCGCTGGCCAAGGACGGCGTCATTCGCGACGGCGATGTGGTCATCCTCGAAGACGCCGGTTTCCACGGCCAGGACCCTGACGTCTACGAAGCCAACTGGCTGGCCCTTGGCCGGGCGGTGCTGGAAAACGTCGGGGCCGCCGTCATCCTGTGCGACATGTTCGACGCCATCCCGGACGGCTCCATCATGGGCGTGCCGGCCGAGGCGTTTCGTTTCGAGGCGCTTTTCCCCTCGAAGGTTCCCGAGGGAAAGCGCAGCCATAACCAGGCCCTGCGCGCCGCCGCCGCCAAGCTGGCCGCCTTGCCGAACAGCAAGGGCAAGGTGACGCTGCTCGACCTGCGCCCGCGCATGGACGCCTTCAAGGCCGCCTTGACCGCGGCGCTTGGCGGCGAGGCCATCATGCCCGAAGGCATCCATCCCAGCCCCTGGGGCATGGCCTTCATGGGCCGCGAATACCTGCGCGCCGCCGGGCTGGCCCCGCAACTGACCAATCCCGCGCCCTACGTGGACATGCTGGCGGTCAACGCCGACCGTCTGTCCCAGCCCAGCCGTCCGGCCCCGGCCG
It contains:
- a CDS encoding acyltransferase family protein, producing MRYYSIQILRIVFMSMVLYLHVRAYLFIYGGQTDTFFNLVPDAFMAVALPFFSISGFIMAFLIDIGYRNFLPRRLLRVYPTYWCGVAISVIVGYLLWGKLPGKELFAAASLLPVGPADLPLRVEWTLIYEIVYYIVIAPFATPRLRRYFPAFLVIWGLAVIVAYLAFGLREGYVFNTWRTVLFAGYNLYFITGALVYYLQKRTGPMHPALAVGILVACSVFTVAWGWNRPLGVIKSLSEIGPWSLCTAATLFAVVKLEDYVRHPFFIAVSNFGDYAYAYYLIHAVILSAVFSIMVYTLGWPLDNARAFLGLGAVAVGGWFFARLDLALHNFFKSRLR